A genomic stretch from Edaphobacter aggregans includes:
- the coxB gene encoding cytochrome c oxidase subunit II — translation MHISPVLWQFLVKWLNASALFPREASTIAPYTDALYFFLLLITVVGLIVVGTLIFGFALRYRKERHPVAVPIEGSTLLEATWTIIPLALFLIVFVWGALLYFRIYTPPVNSMNIYVVGKQWMWKAEHPGGQHEINALHVPTGRPIQLTMISQDVFHSFSIPDFRVKREVIPGRYSTVWFQATTPGTYHIFCTQYCGTNHSAMIGEVTVLSPEDYEKWTRESTSGMSLAQNGERLFASMGCNACHSGAATARGPNLAGVYGSRLKLTSGSEVLVNEAYLRDAILNPSQHITAGYAPIMPTYQGQISEDGLIDLVEYIKGLQTNYRVQQTLTTSESNQAAPTTPGAVKP, via the coding sequence ATGCATATCAGTCCAGTACTGTGGCAATTTCTAGTGAAGTGGCTCAACGCTTCGGCGCTCTTTCCGCGCGAGGCATCGACCATTGCGCCCTACACAGACGCGCTCTACTTCTTCCTGCTATTGATTACGGTGGTCGGCCTCATCGTCGTCGGAACCCTCATCTTTGGCTTCGCGCTGCGCTACCGCAAAGAGCGTCACCCGGTGGCCGTTCCGATCGAAGGCTCGACGCTGCTCGAGGCGACGTGGACCATCATCCCGCTCGCTCTCTTTCTCATCGTCTTCGTGTGGGGCGCGCTGCTCTACTTCCGCATCTACACTCCGCCAGTCAACTCCATGAACATTTACGTCGTGGGTAAGCAGTGGATGTGGAAGGCGGAGCATCCGGGCGGCCAGCACGAGATTAACGCACTGCACGTCCCCACTGGCCGGCCGATTCAGTTGACCATGATCTCGCAGGACGTCTTCCACAGCTTCTCGATCCCCGACTTTCGCGTGAAGCGCGAGGTTATTCCGGGCCGCTACTCGACGGTCTGGTTCCAGGCGACGACGCCGGGCACGTATCACATCTTCTGCACGCAATACTGCGGAACGAACCACTCGGCGATGATTGGCGAGGTCACAGTCCTCAGCCCCGAAGATTACGAGAAGTGGACGCGTGAATCCACGAGCGGTATGTCGCTGGCCCAGAACGGCGAGCGGCTCTTCGCCAGCATGGGCTGCAACGCCTGCCACTCCGGCGCCGCAACAGCACGCGGCCCAAATCTGGCTGGAGTTTACGGCTCCAGGCTGAAGCTGACTAGCGGCTCCGAGGTGTTGGTGAATGAGGCGTATCTCCGCGATGCGATTCTCAATCCATCGCAGCACATCACGGCGGGCTATGCGCCGATCATGCCAACCTATCAGGGACAGATCAGTGAAGATGGCCTGATCGACCTGGTCGAGTACATTAAGGGTCTCCAAACCAACTACCGTGTTCAGCAAACGCTGACCACATCCGAGTCGAACCAAGCGGCGCCGACAACGCCGGGGGCGGTAAAACCATGA
- a CDS encoding cytochrome c, which produces MNSSPRSPWWRWIINTHANQTSRRIGLATAAFALMFTIGCRQDMQDQPKFIPLRGTDFYADGRSARPQVQNTVARNQLHTDNYFETGLVDGKEGNALPFPATLEVLQRGQERFNVYCTPCHSRVGNGAGMIVQRGYAPAGNFHTARLQAAPLGHFFNVMTNGYGAMPDYSAQLTPADRWAVVAYIRALQLSQNATQADVASGSHVEPLDSIAEKEGLPASFAGEWTLPATAVHGTPTGDTFVLPQSSTNSNPGSGAPAASQPKTANSPAADVPAGQTAPKQ; this is translated from the coding sequence TTGAACAGTTCTCCGCGGTCTCCGTGGTGGAGGTGGATCATTAATACGCACGCAAACCAAACCTCCCGGCGCATCGGCCTTGCCACGGCGGCTTTCGCCCTGATGTTTACCATTGGCTGCCGCCAGGATATGCAGGATCAGCCGAAGTTCATTCCGTTGCGCGGCACGGACTTCTACGCGGATGGACGCTCGGCGCGCCCGCAGGTGCAGAACACCGTAGCGCGTAATCAGCTGCATACGGACAACTACTTCGAGACCGGTCTGGTCGACGGCAAAGAAGGCAACGCGTTGCCCTTCCCTGCGACTCTGGAAGTGCTCCAGCGCGGGCAGGAACGCTTCAATGTCTACTGCACGCCCTGTCACTCGCGCGTAGGCAATGGCGCCGGCATGATCGTGCAGCGCGGCTATGCTCCGGCGGGCAACTTCCACACGGCCCGCTTGCAGGCGGCTCCGCTGGGACATTTTTTCAACGTGATGACCAACGGCTACGGAGCAATGCCCGACTACTCGGCGCAGCTGACTCCTGCTGATCGCTGGGCGGTTGTCGCCTACATCCGGGCGCTTCAGCTGAGCCAAAACGCAACACAAGCGGATGTCGCATCGGGTAGCCACGTCGAGCCGCTCGACAGCATCGCCGAAAAAGAGGGCCTGCCTGCAAGTTTCGCGGGCGAGTGGACCCTCCCCGCAACGGCAGTTCACGGTACGCCCACTGGCGATACGTTTGTGTTGCCGCAAAGCTCGACCAATTCGAACCCCGGTTCGGGAGCGCCTGCTGCCTCTCAGCCGAAAACAGCAAATTCGCCGGCCGCCGATGTGCCAGCCGGACAAACCGCACCGAAGCAGTAA
- a CDS encoding deoxyribodipyrimidine photo-lyase, whose amino-acid sequence MAEPQSRLPQELRALADDPRITVRRDGPPDPNGQCLVYWMQRAQRGIDNHAVDLAVYIANLLELPLVVYFAAISNFPHANLRHYAFLNQGLVDIEQDLQQRNITFLMRRAPRESHEQLLTDVRAAFLIGDENPLRVPGQWRNQLASRISIPFWTVDTDVVVPSKLIEKAQYGAYTIRPRLYRLLPEFLHPYENPRANHAWKRPHGFQSDAVHEDITRGWKDLDRSVVPVEAWQGGTHAALKRLKHFTGKLLGEYDAKRNHPDIDGTSCLSPYLHFGHIGPITIALAVEAAANADRKLQPARDSYFNELIVWRELAINFVRYTPNYDLPECAEDWAKQTIAKHARDEREHLYTLRQLEAAQTRDNLWNAGQLQMVRFGWMHNHIRMYWAKKILEWTPDIATAMKYCIHLNDKYFLDGRDPNGYAGIAWALLGKFDRAWGERPIFGKIRYMSGASTGKKFDSKRYIEQMGLLPEQATLKF is encoded by the coding sequence ATGGCTGAGCCGCAGTCCCGGTTACCGCAGGAACTTCGCGCACTGGCAGACGATCCTCGAATCACAGTGCGTCGCGATGGGCCGCCCGATCCCAATGGCCAATGCCTCGTCTACTGGATGCAGCGTGCGCAGCGCGGGATCGACAACCACGCGGTCGATTTGGCTGTGTATATAGCCAATCTGCTGGAACTGCCACTGGTGGTGTACTTTGCAGCGATCTCAAACTTCCCTCACGCCAACCTTCGCCACTACGCCTTCCTCAATCAGGGTTTGGTCGACATCGAGCAAGACCTGCAGCAAAGAAACATCACCTTCCTCATGCGGCGAGCCCCGCGCGAATCGCATGAGCAACTCCTTACCGATGTTCGCGCAGCCTTCCTGATCGGCGATGAGAACCCCCTTCGCGTGCCCGGGCAATGGCGGAACCAGCTCGCGTCACGCATCTCCATCCCATTCTGGACAGTGGACACAGACGTCGTCGTTCCGTCGAAGCTGATCGAGAAGGCCCAGTACGGTGCCTATACGATCCGGCCGCGGCTGTATCGTCTGCTGCCCGAGTTTCTCCATCCGTACGAGAATCCACGCGCCAACCATGCATGGAAACGCCCCCACGGCTTCCAGTCCGATGCCGTACACGAGGACATCACGCGCGGCTGGAAAGATCTCGACCGCAGCGTCGTCCCCGTTGAAGCATGGCAGGGCGGAACGCACGCCGCGCTAAAACGGCTGAAACACTTCACTGGTAAATTGCTCGGCGAGTATGATGCGAAGCGCAACCATCCCGACATAGACGGCACCTCCTGCCTCTCGCCCTACCTTCACTTCGGACACATCGGCCCCATCACCATCGCGCTCGCAGTCGAAGCCGCGGCGAATGCAGATCGAAAGCTGCAGCCTGCACGAGACAGCTACTTCAATGAACTGATCGTCTGGCGCGAACTCGCCATCAACTTCGTACGCTACACGCCCAACTACGACTTACCCGAATGCGCTGAGGATTGGGCAAAGCAGACCATCGCCAAGCACGCACGTGACGAGCGTGAACACCTCTACACATTGCGTCAGCTCGAGGCCGCCCAGACCCGCGACAACCTCTGGAACGCCGGCCAACTCCAGATGGTTCGCTTCGGATGGATGCACAACCACATCCGCATGTACTGGGCCAAGAAGATCCTCGAGTGGACACCCGACATCGCCACCGCGATGAAGTACTGCATCCACCTCAACGACAAATATTTCCTCGACGGCCGCGACCCCAACGGATACGCCGGCATAGCTTGGGCGCTGCTAGGCAAATTTGATCGCGCGTGGGGGGAACGCCCCATCTTTGGCAAGATTCGCTACATGTCCGGCGCCTCCACCGGAAAAAAATTCGATTCCAAACGTTACATCGAACAGATGGGACTGCTACCCGAACAAGCCACACTGAAATTTTAG
- a CDS encoding cytochrome C oxidase subunit IV family protein gives MSEYHDPANITNPEHGEHHIVTPKTYSLVFVSLLIGTAITVGAAYIDLGIFNPVVALAIACTKAVIVILFFMHVFFQSKLIKMTVAAGFFTFLVLIIMTLSDYMSRAWGLW, from the coding sequence ATGTCCGAATATCACGATCCGGCGAATATAACCAACCCGGAACACGGCGAACATCACATCGTCACGCCAAAGACCTACTCTCTGGTCTTCGTGTCACTACTGATCGGTACAGCCATCACGGTCGGTGCGGCATATATCGATCTTGGTATTTTCAATCCGGTCGTTGCTCTTGCTATCGCCTGCACCAAGGCTGTTATTGTCATCCTCTTCTTCATGCACGTCTTCTTTCAGTCGAAGCTGATCAAGATGACCGTGGCAGCCGGATTCTTTACCTTTCTCGTTCTCATCATCATGACCCTCAGCGACTACATGAGCCGCGCGTGGGGCCTCTGGTAA
- a CDS encoding DUF3341 domain-containing protein: protein MPPREGIYGLLAEFNTPSELVHATEAAHSAGYRRMECYTPYPVEEAASALHFHKTRVPLVCLLGGVIGVTTAFMMQTWVAVWAYPLNIGGRPLFSWPAFIIPAYEWTILFAGLSAAFGMIALNGLPQLYHPVFNAPNFRSGATTDKFFLCLEAADPKFSVTETRAFLEQFSAVSVVEVDH, encoded by the coding sequence ATGCCGCCGCGCGAAGGAATCTACGGTCTACTGGCGGAGTTCAATACTCCAAGTGAGTTGGTGCATGCGACGGAGGCAGCGCACAGCGCAGGCTATCGCCGCATGGAATGCTACACGCCCTACCCGGTGGAAGAGGCGGCGTCGGCCCTGCATTTTCACAAGACGCGCGTGCCGTTGGTGTGCCTGCTGGGCGGCGTTATCGGCGTGACGACCGCGTTCATGATGCAGACGTGGGTTGCCGTGTGGGCTTATCCACTGAATATCGGCGGCCGTCCCCTGTTTTCGTGGCCCGCATTTATCATTCCGGCCTACGAGTGGACGATTCTGTTCGCCGGCCTTTCGGCTGCCTTCGGCATGATCGCGCTGAATGGCCTACCGCAGCTCTATCATCCTGTCTTCAACGCCCCGAACTTCCGTAGCGGCGCGACGACGGACAAGTTCTTTCTTTGCCTCGAAGCGGCCGATCCGAAGTTTTCTGTGACCGAGACACGGGCATTCCTTGAACAGTTCTCCGCGGTCTCCGTGGTGGAGGTGGATCATTAA
- the nrfD gene encoding NrfD/PsrC family molybdoenzyme membrane anchor subunit: protein MATKGPINDPMIDPRTGEYAVIAPGHNFKSVTQKIAGIVLTSNTPLGWFFGLLVASGFVTGLVIGLTWLVLKGVGIWGVTIPGAWGFAIINFVWWIGIGHAGTLISAILLLFKQTWRNSINRFAEAMTIFAVVCAGMFPLIHVGRPWLGYWLFPYPNTMNVWPQFRSPLAWDVFAVSTYATISVVFWYIGMIPDFGTLRDRAQLPLAKYFYGILSLGWRGSTRHWIRYESASLLLAGLSTPLVLSVHTVISFDFAVAALPGWHTTIFPPYFVAGAIYSGFAMVITLAIPIRKFYHLEDLVTLRHLDNMAKVMLGTGLIVGYGYGMEVFMAWYSASHWEWFMMWNRMFGPMGWAYGILILTNLAIPLTTLWSRKLRVNVAFLFVLSFIINTGMWFERFVIVVTSLYRDFLPSSWGTYRATRWDYIIYVGTLGLFTFLFFLFVRFLPMIPMNEIRMMLPQTKVTRGGATAEQVSEESA from the coding sequence ATGGCTACCAAAGGACCCATCAACGACCCGATGATTGACCCGCGTACCGGCGAGTACGCCGTCATCGCCCCGGGCCACAACTTCAAGTCGGTCACGCAAAAGATCGCCGGGATCGTGCTGACGTCGAATACGCCGCTGGGATGGTTTTTTGGCTTGCTGGTGGCGTCCGGCTTTGTAACGGGCCTGGTGATCGGTCTTACCTGGCTGGTTCTGAAGGGCGTCGGCATCTGGGGCGTCACGATTCCGGGAGCCTGGGGCTTCGCCATCATCAACTTCGTCTGGTGGATCGGTATCGGTCACGCCGGCACGCTGATCTCGGCGATTCTGCTGCTGTTCAAGCAGACCTGGCGTAACTCGATCAACCGGTTTGCCGAGGCGATGACGATTTTCGCGGTTGTCTGCGCCGGCATGTTCCCGCTGATCCACGTGGGCCGTCCGTGGCTGGGATACTGGCTTTTCCCGTACCCGAACACGATGAACGTGTGGCCGCAGTTCCGGTCACCGCTGGCCTGGGACGTCTTTGCGGTCTCGACCTACGCGACGATCTCGGTAGTCTTCTGGTACATCGGCATGATCCCGGACTTCGGCACGTTGCGCGACCGAGCGCAGCTTCCGCTGGCGAAGTACTTCTACGGCATCCTCTCTCTTGGGTGGCGTGGATCGACGCGTCACTGGATCCGTTATGAGTCGGCGTCACTGCTGCTGGCGGGCCTTTCGACACCGCTGGTGCTCTCGGTGCACACGGTCATCAGCTTCGACTTCGCTGTGGCTGCGCTTCCGGGTTGGCACACGACGATCTTCCCGCCATACTTCGTTGCGGGCGCCATCTACTCGGGCTTCGCCATGGTTATCACTCTGGCGATTCCGATCCGCAAGTTCTACCACCTGGAAGATCTGGTCACGTTGCGCCACCTCGACAACATGGCGAAGGTCATGCTGGGAACCGGCTTGATTGTGGGCTACGGCTACGGCATGGAAGTCTTCATGGCGTGGTACTCGGCCAGCCACTGGGAGTGGTTCATGATGTGGAACCGCATGTTCGGCCCCATGGGCTGGGCCTACGGCATCCTGATCCTGACCAACCTCGCGATTCCGCTGACGACGCTGTGGTCGCGTAAGCTCCGGGTCAACGTGGCTTTCCTGTTCGTGCTCTCGTTCATCATCAACACGGGCATGTGGTTTGAGCGCTTCGTCATCGTTGTGACCAGCCTCTACCGTGACTTCCTGCCGTCAAGCTGGGGAACATATCGTGCGACGCGGTGGGACTACATCATCTACGTCGGAACGCTTGGCCTGTTCACCTTCCTGTTCTTCCTGTTCGTGCGCTTCCTCCCAATGATCCCGATGAACGAGATCCGGATGATGCTGCCGCAGACCAAGGTAACCCGTGGCGGCGCGACCGCCGAACAAGTCAGTGAGGAGTCAGCCTAA
- a CDS encoding cytochrome c oxidase subunit 3 family protein: MDNTIVATHHDTAAEDHHAALPQHRHHFETPEQQREAGTFGMWLFLLTEIMFFGGLFFAYLLYRNWYHDAFVVASNQLSIPLGATNTAVLIGSGFFMALGVWAAEVRKKGLLVLFLILTTLLGLVFLGVKYFEYKEKWEKHHIPGEHFDISEFVNPPINPKTGRPTEQPLPPDVAQKTQVFFSLYFAMTGMHALHMIIGIGLLIWLIRRSQRGDFSAGYVAPIENFGLYWHFVDIVWLFLFPLLYLINRHPGS; this comes from the coding sequence TTGGATAACACGATCGTAGCAACACATCACGACACGGCAGCAGAAGATCATCACGCCGCACTGCCGCAGCACCGTCATCACTTCGAGACGCCGGAGCAGCAGCGCGAAGCCGGAACCTTCGGCATGTGGCTCTTCCTGCTGACCGAAATCATGTTCTTCGGCGGCCTGTTCTTCGCCTACCTGCTCTACCGCAACTGGTATCACGACGCCTTTGTCGTGGCTTCCAACCAGCTCAGTATTCCGCTGGGAGCAACGAATACTGCGGTCCTCATTGGCTCCGGCTTCTTCATGGCGCTGGGGGTCTGGGCGGCTGAAGTGCGCAAGAAGGGCTTGCTCGTTCTCTTCCTGATTCTCACCACGTTGCTGGGACTCGTCTTCCTTGGTGTGAAGTATTTTGAGTACAAGGAAAAGTGGGAGAAGCATCACATCCCCGGCGAACACTTCGACATCTCGGAGTTCGTCAATCCTCCGATCAACCCCAAGACGGGCAGACCGACCGAGCAGCCTTTGCCTCCTGATGTGGCACAGAAGACACAGGTCTTCTTCTCGCTGTACTTCGCCATGACCGGCATGCACGCGTTACACATGATCATCGGCATCGGCCTTCTTATCTGGCTCATACGGCGATCTCAGCGGGGCGACTTCTCCGCAGGGTACGTCGCACCGATAGAAAACTTCGGCCTGTACTGGCACTTTGTCGATATCGTCTGGTTGTTCCTGTTCCCCTTGCTGTACCTCATCAACCGGCACCCCGGCTCGTAG
- a CDS encoding SCO family protein codes for MKNWRTIRGGWQAATLCCALLCAPTFAQVSSYGDKQTGDNAGDQLPQVLQRVGVAQRLNQPLPLDAAFVDETGKAVKLGDYFGKHPAIVSLVYYTCPMLCSEELDGLTGALSMVHLTPGKDFDVVVISIDPSDTPEQAAKKKAFYLKRYGRPETASGWHFLTGQRPAIDAATNAIGFGYVRVPGPDGKLSQFAHASSIEIATTDGKIAQYYLGVEYSPKDMMLGLIEASGNKIGSPVANILTYCYHYDPQTNKHSLIVARVVQVGGMITMAGLGGFIFLMFRRDLKLGRDHDLTKKENG; via the coding sequence ATGAAGAACTGGCGGACAATTCGAGGCGGTTGGCAGGCGGCGACTCTTTGCTGCGCTCTGCTGTGTGCGCCCACGTTCGCGCAAGTCTCAAGCTACGGCGACAAGCAAACCGGCGATAACGCAGGAGACCAGCTTCCGCAGGTATTGCAGCGCGTCGGCGTGGCGCAGCGTCTCAATCAGCCTCTGCCGCTCGATGCTGCCTTTGTCGATGAGACGGGCAAGGCAGTCAAGCTTGGAGATTACTTCGGCAAGCATCCCGCCATCGTCTCACTGGTCTACTACACCTGCCCAATGCTCTGCTCCGAGGAGCTGGACGGTCTGACCGGAGCCCTCTCGATGGTGCATCTGACGCCGGGCAAGGACTTCGATGTCGTTGTCATCAGCATCGACCCGAGCGACACGCCTGAACAGGCCGCGAAGAAGAAGGCCTTCTATCTAAAGCGGTACGGCCGCCCAGAGACTGCCTCTGGCTGGCACTTCCTCACGGGGCAGCGTCCGGCGATTGACGCAGCTACCAATGCAATCGGCTTCGGTTATGTTCGCGTTCCCGGCCCTGACGGAAAGCTTTCGCAGTTCGCCCATGCCAGCTCGATCGAGATCGCAACGACCGACGGCAAGATTGCACAGTACTACCTCGGCGTCGAGTATTCGCCCAAAGACATGATGCTTGGGTTGATCGAGGCGTCGGGCAACAAGATTGGTTCTCCTGTCGCGAACATTCTCACCTACTGCTACCACTATGATCCCCAGACGAACAAGCACTCGCTGATTGTCGCGCGCGTTGTGCAGGTCGGCGGAATGATCACCATGGCAGGGCTGGGTGGATTCATCTTTTTGATGTTCCGAAGAGATTTGAAGCTCGGGCGCGACCACGACTTGACCAAGAAAGAGAATGGATAA
- a CDS encoding cbb3-type cytochrome c oxidase subunit I: protein MSATNSTILNLPDQKTATLPKRNYINAEDGLLSWLFTGDHKRIGMLYLISITFFFFIGGAFAGLIRLELLTPQPDLVASDTYNKLFSMHGIIMVFLFLVPSVPATIGNFLIPIMIGAKDLAFPKINLLSWYLYWIGGLFTLTAMVLGGVDTGWTFTTPLSTHYLNTHVVTAGLGVFIIGFSSIFTGLNFIVTIHRMRAPGMTWFRMPLFVWSNYAASILMVLGTPVLAITLVLVVLERTIGIGVFDPTKGGDPLLFQHLFWFYSHPAVYIMILPGMGVISEVISTFSRKRVFGYTAVAFSSVAIALFGFFVWAHHMFIMGVSNYSALVFSLLTMLVAVPSAIKTFNWAFTLQKGSITFETPMLYAFGFLGLFTIGGMTGVFLGALGMDIHLTETYFIVAHFHFVMVGGMLMAFLAGVHFWWPKMTGRMYPESLSKLAAVTTFIGFNLTFLPQFILGYLGMPRRYHSYPPEFQVLNVLSTAGATVLGVGYMLPLLYLAWSLKYGEIAGNNPWQATGLEWQIQSPPLTENFIEVPIMDHEAYDYEWLAHKTEQEVTTVG, encoded by the coding sequence ATGAGCGCTACCAATTCCACAATCCTGAATCTGCCAGATCAGAAGACGGCCACGCTTCCGAAGCGTAATTACATCAACGCTGAGGACGGACTGCTGAGCTGGTTGTTCACCGGCGACCACAAACGCATCGGGATGCTGTACCTGATCTCGATCACGTTCTTCTTCTTCATCGGCGGCGCCTTTGCCGGCCTCATCCGCCTCGAGTTGCTGACGCCGCAGCCGGACCTCGTCGCGTCTGACACGTACAACAAGCTGTTCTCGATGCACGGCATCATCATGGTCTTCCTGTTTCTGGTGCCATCGGTGCCCGCAACGATCGGAAACTTCCTGATCCCGATCATGATCGGTGCAAAGGACCTGGCATTTCCGAAGATCAACCTGCTGAGCTGGTATCTGTACTGGATTGGCGGCCTCTTCACGCTGACGGCTATGGTTCTCGGAGGCGTCGACACGGGCTGGACCTTCACGACTCCACTCTCGACCCACTACCTGAACACTCACGTGGTCACGGCAGGTCTGGGCGTCTTCATCATCGGCTTCTCGTCCATCTTCACCGGCCTCAACTTCATCGTTACGATTCACCGCATGCGCGCTCCTGGAATGACCTGGTTCCGTATGCCGCTGTTTGTGTGGTCAAACTATGCGGCGTCCATCTTGATGGTGCTAGGCACGCCGGTTCTGGCCATCACGCTCGTTCTCGTGGTGTTGGAGCGCACGATCGGCATCGGAGTCTTCGACCCAACCAAGGGCGGCGACCCGCTGCTCTTCCAGCATCTCTTCTGGTTTTACTCCCACCCGGCCGTCTACATCATGATTCTTCCGGGTATGGGCGTGATCTCCGAGGTCATCAGCACCTTCAGCCGCAAGCGGGTCTTCGGCTATACGGCGGTCGCGTTCTCTTCGGTGGCCATCGCGCTGTTCGGCTTCTTCGTATGGGCGCACCATATGTTCATCATGGGTGTCTCGAACTACTCGGCGCTGGTCTTCTCACTACTGACGATGCTTGTTGCCGTCCCGTCCGCCATCAAAACCTTCAACTGGGCGTTCACCCTGCAGAAGGGCTCCATCACCTTCGAGACGCCGATGCTCTACGCGTTCGGCTTCCTCGGGTTGTTCACCATCGGCGGCATGACGGGCGTCTTCCTCGGCGCCCTTGGCATGGACATCCACCTCACCGAGACCTACTTTATCGTGGCGCATTTCCACTTTGTGATGGTCGGCGGTATGTTGATGGCGTTCCTCGCAGGAGTGCACTTCTGGTGGCCCAAGATGACTGGCCGCATGTATCCGGAGTCGCTCTCGAAGCTGGCCGCTGTAACGACGTTCATCGGCTTTAACCTGACCTTCCTGCCGCAGTTCATTCTCGGCTATCTCGGAATGCCACGGCGCTATCACTCCTATCCGCCGGAATTCCAAGTGCTGAATGTGCTCTCGACTGCGGGCGCGACGGTGCTCGGCGTTGGCTACATGCTGCCGCTGCTGTATCTAGCCTGGTCGCTGAAGTACGGTGAGATCGCCGGTAACAATCCTTGGCAGGCGACCGGCCTCGAGTGGCAGATTCAATCGCCGCCGCTGACGGAAAACTTTATCGAGGTCCCCATCATGGATCATGAAGCGTATGACTACGAATGGCTGGCCCACAAGACGGAACAAGAGGTGACGACCGTTGGATAA